A genomic stretch from Candidatus Angelobacter sp. includes:
- a CDS encoding GNAT family N-acetyltransferase: MAGQPQFRIEILDPAIHRREEFSCESPELTEFLRTRARKEAKARASACFVIVPVADPGRVAGFYTLSATTVELEKLPPELARKLPKYPRMPATLLGRLARALEFKGQGLGDLLMVDALKRAYENSSVIGSVAVVVDPKNENAAKFYSTFGFHPLDGQKMFLPMKAIPDWLGLEKKDEP, translated from the coding sequence ATGGCCGGCCAACCACAATTTCGAATTGAGATTCTCGACCCCGCCATTCATCGAAGGGAGGAATTCTCGTGCGAATCGCCGGAGTTGACAGAATTCCTGCGGACGCGAGCGCGCAAGGAGGCCAAGGCACGAGCGTCGGCTTGCTTTGTAATTGTGCCGGTTGCTGACCCCGGTCGTGTTGCTGGCTTCTATACGCTCTCAGCTACCACGGTGGAGCTGGAGAAGCTGCCGCCAGAGCTGGCCAGGAAATTGCCGAAGTATCCACGAATGCCGGCAACCTTGCTGGGACGGCTGGCTCGCGCGCTCGAATTCAAAGGACAGGGGTTGGGCGATTTGTTGATGGTGGACGCGCTCAAGCGTGCTTACGAGAATAGTTCGGTCATCGGGTCGGTTGCGGTTGTGGTTGATCCGAAGAATGAGAATGCCGCGAAGTTCTACTCGACGTTCGGATTCCATCCGCTGGACGGGCAGAAGATGTTCCTGCCGATGAAGGCAATTCCCGATTGGCTGGGATTGGAAAAGAAGGATGAACCGTGA
- a CDS encoding DUF1778 domain-containing protein: MPVETKERREERLVARVSGADKQLFQRAASLEGRSVATFVIAHAREVARRIVADYETIELDAAQSRRFVKALLNPTPTVPSRLKRAGAVYRQRVAA, from the coding sequence GTGCCGGTTGAAACAAAAGAACGTCGTGAGGAAAGGTTGGTCGCCCGCGTGAGCGGAGCGGACAAGCAACTGTTCCAGCGCGCCGCCTCGTTGGAGGGGCGGTCGGTGGCTACGTTTGTCATTGCTCACGCTCGCGAGGTTGCCCGGCGCATTGTCGCCGATTACGAAACCATCGAGCTGGATGCCGCACAATCCCGTCGCTTCGTGAAGGCGCTGCTGAATCCCACGCCCACCGTACCGAGCCGTTTGAAGAGAGCTGGCGCTGTTTACCGGCAACGCGTGGCGGCTTGA